Proteins co-encoded in one Astatotilapia calliptera chromosome 18, fAstCal1.2, whole genome shotgun sequence genomic window:
- the LOC113010572 gene encoding protein crumbs homolog 1-like, protein MLRFTVYLCMLWLLFADTVSSEDISGCEQQPCQNGGVCESHNGGFRCLCASQSQNGQLYGGQNCTVALTGCNENQCENGGVCSPLFVNDHHSYTCICPAGFTSPKCQTPTVFSFESRGYVYIQTPLLDQEAPLNVTFSFRTEQLVGTLLQRRVDDLLFSIELMHGHLCLLSLRGQGSSTLVQELPGYLSDSKWHTVEASLGGVVSLIRLLCTEGSCTRESNAEVQLLEQASSLPEPEAVRHSLFIGAISGNWTLGRAVEEADYPPAFLGCFRDVFVDSRLLLPVIAPEGSHIQSNITVGCSDKDKCDDSPCQNRGRCVSQGWRGYLCECHRPYEGNNCAEEYITARFGNKDLESYAVFSLDDDPGDTVIISMFIRTRQSSGLLLIMTNTTSQYLRLWLEAGMIKVQVNNFETLVGRAVINDGHFHLVTLKLEGVVATLFQSAQSQGFIPIRLIQVHPGDMVYVGGLPDSRASASFGGYFKGCIQDLRINNKRLQFYPISTPVESYNLEQLISVAEGCSSDNACAVNPCLNGGVCYSMWDDFICNCPPNTAGRRCEEVKWCELSPCPAAAMCQPLSQGFECLSNVTFRLGSSIPQYRSNGKIKRSLTSVSLSFRSRRLAATLLHARKDSNYLTVSLLNSHVVMDLQVGGDKDNVSIQSQTQFSDGKWHTVKLSLETQASTSSWIMVVDGGKEAISMPKTAVGDLEFLSKEADIFLGGLSLNAGVDLSGCLGPVEIGGLLLPFHPDTELNLPRPQEEQFLRINSNAPLLYGCWGASVCTPNPCRNEGVCEDLFDLHQCTCSSEWTGHLCQDSTDPCISGPCLYGNCVSLPGGYKCACEQGYSGEQCEVEVDMCEKSNCSHGATCLKGFQTYSCLCPQNMTGQYCDEKLPEIPWYIETNPLPRLPVSTCTGTRWNYSCFNGGSCSEADDACYCLPGFAGQWCEKDVDECASDPCMNGGFCVNYVNSFECVCDMNYSGIHCQIDVSDFYLYLFLGLWQNLFQLVSYLVIRLDDEPEIEWGFQIND, encoded by the exons ATGTTGAGATTCACCGTGTATTTGTGCATGCTGTGGTTGCTTTTTGCAG ACACCGTCTCCAGCGAGGACATCAGTGGATGTGAACAGCAGCCATGCCAAAACGGTGGTGTATGTGAGAGCCACAATGGAGGATTCAGATGCCTTTGCGCCTCTCAGAGCCAAAACGGGCAGCTGTATGGTGGACAGAATTGCACAGTTGCACTTACAGGCTGTAATGAGAACCAGTGTGAGAATGGAGGAGTGTGTTCTCCCTTATTTGTGAACGATCACCACAGTTACACATGCATCTGCCCTGCTGGCTTCACGAGCCCTAAATGCCAGACTCCTACTGTTTTCTCATTTGAGTCCAGAGGCTATGTGTACATACAGACGCCGCTCCTAGACCAAGAAGCTCCTCTTAACGTCACCTTCAGCTTCAGGACGGAACAACTGGTTGGCACCCTCTTACAACGCAGGGTGGACGATCTGCTCTTCAGCATCGAGCTGATGCACGGGCATCTCTGCCTCCTCAGCCTGAGAGGCCAAGGCTCCAGCACATTGGTTCAAGAGCTTCCAGGATATTTGTCTGACAGCAAGTGGCACACAGTGGAAGCATCTCTGGGTGGCGTGGTCAGTCTCATCAGGCTGCTATGCACTGAAGGAAGCTGCACCAGAGAGTCCAATGCTGAAGTCCAGCTGCTTGAACAGGCCTCCTCTCTCCCTGAGCCCGAAGCAGTTCGTCACAGCCTCTTCATTGGAGCAATCAGTGGGAACTGGACACTGGGCAGGGCAGTGGAGGAAGCAGACTACCCTCCTGCTTTTCTGGGCTGCTTCAGAGATGTGTTTGTAGACTCACGGCTGTTATTGCCGGTTATAGCGCCAGAAGGTTCACACATCCAGTCGAACATCACTGTGGGGTGCAGCGACAAAGACAAGTGTGACGACAGCCCGTGTCAGAACCGAGGCCGCTGTGTTAGCCAAGGCTGGAGGGGTTACCTTTGTGAGTGCCACAGGCCATATGAGGGAAACAACTGTGCAGAGG AGTACATCACAGCCAGGTTTGGAAACAAAGACCTCGAGAGCTATGCTGTGTTCTCATTGGATGATGACCCAGGTGATACTGTGATCATATCCATGTTCATCCGCACCAGACAGTCCAGTGGTCTGCTCCTTATCATGACTAACACCACAAGCCAGTACCTCCGCCTGTGGTTGGAAGCGGGTATGATCAAAGTTCAGGTCAACAACTTTGAGACCCTGGTCGGTCGGGCTGTGATCAATGACGGCCATTTCCACCTGGTGACTCTGAAACTGGAAGGAGTGGTAGCCACCTTGTTCCAGTCAGCCCAAAGCCAGGGCTTTATACCCATCAGGCTCATCCAGGTCCATCCTGGGGATATGGTTTATGTCGGGGGGCTACCAGACTCAAGGGCATCGGCTTCTTTTGGCGGGTACTTCAAGGGATGCATCCAGGATCTGAGGATTAACAACAAAAGACTGCAGTTCTATCCAATATCAACTCCGGTAGAATCGTACAACCTGGAACAACTCATCAGCGTTGCAGAAGGATGCAGCAGCGACAACGCCTGTGCT GTGAACCCCTGTCTTAACGGGGGAGTGTGTTACTCCATGTGGGATGATTTCATTTGCAACTGCCCCCCCAACACTGCAGGGCGGCGCTGTGAGGAGGTGAAATGGTGCGAGCTGTCTCCCTGCCCAGCTGCTGCAATGTGTCAGCCCCTCTCTCAGGGTTTTGAAT GCTTGTCTAATGTGACATTTCGGCTTGGAAGCAGCATTCCACAGTACCGGAGCAATGGAAAGATTAAGCGCAGCCTGACCAGTGTCTCCCTCAGCTTCCGCTCAAGACGGCTTGCTGCCACATTACTGCATGCACGCAAGGACTCAAACTACCTGACGGTCTCTCTCCTGAACTCTCATGTGGTCATGGATCTCCAGGTTGGGGGTGACAAGGACAACGTGTCTATTCAAAGCCAGACTCAGTTCAGTGATGGAAAGTGGCACACTGTGAAGCTCAGCTTGGAAACCCAGGCATCGACCTCCAGTTGGATCATGGTCGTGGATGGAGGAAAGGAGGCCATTAGCATGCCCAAAACAGCTGTGGGTGACCTGGAGTTTCTCAGCAAGGAAGCGGACATCTTCCTGGGTGGTCTAAGCCTGAATGCTGGAGTGGATCTGTCTGGCTGTCTGGGTCCTGTCGAGATTGGGGGGCTTCTTCTCCCTTTCCACCCCGATACAGAGCTGAACCTGCCCAGACCTCAGGAGGAGCAGTTTTTGAGGATAAACAGCAATGCTCCCCTGCTGTACGGCTGCTGGGGAGCCAGTGTTTGCACACCTAACCCTTGCAGGAACGAGGGTGTCTGCGAGGACCTGTTTGACCTGCATCAGTGCACGTGTTCCTCCGAGTGGACAGGCCACCTGTGTCAAGACTCGACAGACCCCTGCATCTCCGGGCCCTGTCTCTACGGCAACTGTGTCAGCCTACCTGGAGGGTATAAGTGTGCGTGTGAGCAGGGGTACAGCGGCGAGCAATGTGAGGTAGAAGTCGATATGTGTGAAAAAAGCAATTGCAGCCACGGCGCCACGTGCCTCAAAGGCTTCCAGACGTACTCCTGTCTATGCCCTCAAAATATGACCGGCCAGTACTGCGA CGAGAAACTCCCTGAAATCCCATGGTACATCGAGACCAATCC ACTTCCTCGGTTGCCCGTGTCTACATGCACGGGTACACGGTGGAACTACAGCTGCTTTAATGGAGGAAGCTGCTCCGAGGCTGATGATGCTTGTTACTGCCTGCCTGGCTTCGCGGGACAATG GTGTGAGAAGGACGTGGATGAATGTGCCTCTGACCCCTGTATGAACGGAGGTTTCTGTGTCAATTATGTGAACAGTTTTGAGTGCGTGTGCGACATGAATTACTCGGGGATTCACTGCCAAATAGACGTCAGCGACTTCTACTTGTACCTCTTCCTGGGCCTGTGGCAGAACCTCTTCCAGCTCGTGTCCTACCTCGTGATTCGTCTCGACGACGAGCCAGAAATTGAGTGGGGGTTCCAGATCAACGATTAG